A genomic window from Purpureocillium takamizusanense chromosome 2, complete sequence includes:
- the ISW2 gene encoding chromatin remodeling complex Adenosinetriphosphatase (COG:K~EggNog:ENOG503NUDT), giving the protein MAPRPRASGADTDASMSDAPDYHRGDEMEVDETPDYTDSDTNPNTTASSVAGDPISDGRKRRSEANQLRRSIFGKKHDRLGESKEDDTIRRFRYLLGLTDLFRHFIETNPDPKIRDIMAEIDRQNAEAARGKKGGARQGGATSERRRRTEAEEDAELLKDEKHGGSADTVFRESPSFIDGTMRDYQVAGLNWLISLHENGISGILADEMGLGKTLQTISFLGYLRHIAGITGPHLITVPKSTLDNWKREFAKWTPEVNVLVLQGAKDERHNLINERLVDEKFDVCVTSYEMILREKAHLKKFAWEYIIIDEAHRIKNEESSLSQVIRLFSSRNRLLITGTPLQNNLHELWALLNFLLPDVFGDSEAFDQWFSGQDRDQDTVVQQLHRVLRPFLLRRVKSDVEKSLLPKKEVNLYLGMSDMQVKWYKKILEKDIDAVNGAGGKRESKTRLLNIVMQLRKCCNHPYLFEGAEPGPPYTTDEHLVYNAGKMAVLDKLLGRLQKQGSRVLIFSQMSRLLDILEDYCVFREYKYCRIDGSTAHEDRIAAIDEYNKPGSEKFVFLLTTRAGGLGINLTTADIVILYDSDWNPQADLQAMDRAHRIGQTKQVVVYRFVTDNAIEEKVLERAAQKLRLDQLVIQQGRAQIAAKAAANKDELLSMIQHGAEKVFQTKGATGNIADSGADIMDDDIEEILAQGENRTKELNSKYEKLGIDDLQKFTSESAYEWNGENFANVKKDISLNWINPAKRERKEQSYSMDKYFRQAMFPNPKADAKPKAPRAPKQVPVHDYQFYPPRLRDLQDRETAFYRKEIGYKIPLADGDEETLSEREAERALDQQEIDNATPLTEEEKQEKEELSNQGFGHWNKRDFQQFVNGSGKYGRTDYEGISQEIDSKTPAEIKAYAKVFWQRYTEIADYNKYIKVIEDGEERTRRIENQRKLLRKKMQQYRVPLQQLKINYSVSTTNKKVYTEEEDRFLLVLLDRYGIDSEGLYEKMRDDIRESPLFRFDWFFLSRTPTELSRRCTTLITTIVKEFEDVPSSRGANGVNGKTKRDPDEENDEDSVLGMAPAKKKSKNGVKNKALDNVKSSKASSAAPSRASSVASSASNAGAKSKKGKGKKR; this is encoded by the exons atggccccgCGGCCCcgagccagcggcgccgataCGGACGCGTCCATGTCCGACGCGCCCGACTACCATCGTGGTGACGAGATG GAAGTCGACGAGACGCCCGACTACACGGACTCCGACACCAATCCAAACACAACTGCCAGCAGTGTGGCTGGTGATCCCATATCAGATGGCCGCAAACGCCGCTCCGAGGCGAACCAGTTGCGCCGAAGCATATTCGGCAAGAAACACGACCGACTCGGCGAGTCCAAG GAGGATGACACGATCCGGCGATTCAGATACCTCCTCGGCCTGACGGATCTCTTCCGTCACTTCATCGAGACCAACCCGGACCCCAAGATCCGCGACATCATGGCCGAGATTGATCGTCAAAATGccgaagctgctcgaggcaagaagggcggcgCCAGACAGGGTGGGGCGACCAgcgagaggcggcgacgcaccgaagccgaggaagatGCCGAGCTTCTCAAGGATGAGAAGCACGGAGGCTCCGCCGACACGGTCTTCCGCGAGTCTCCGTCCTTCATTGACGGTACTATGCGAGATTATCAGGTCGCCGGCCTTAACTGGCTCATCTCACTGCATGAGAACGGAATTTCCGGCATCCTGGCCGATGAGATGGGTTTGGGCAAGACGCTCCAGACAATCTCATTTCTGGGCTACCTGCGTCACATTGCCGGCATCACAGGCCCCCATCTAATCACGGTGCCCAAGTCCACTCTCGACAATTGGAAGCGAGAGTTCGCCAAGTGGACACCCGAGGTCAACGTCCTCGTTCTTCAAGGCGCCAAGGACGAGCGTCACAACCTTATCAATGAGCGCCTTGTCGATGAAAAGTTCGATGTGTGCGTTACAAGCTACGAAATGATTTTACGCGAAAAGGCGCACCTGAAGAAGTTTGCGTGGGAATACATCATTATTGACGAG GCGCACCGAATCAAGAACGAGGAATCGTCCTTGTCACAAGTCATTCGCCTATTCTCCTCGCGAAACCGTCTATTGATTACCGGAACGCCTTTGCAGAACAACCTTCACGAGCTTTGGGCGTTGCTCAACTTCCTGTTGCCCGACGTGTTTGGTGACTCCGAGGCTTTTGATCAGTGGTTCTCGGGTCAGGACCGCGACCAGGACACCGTTGTGCAGCAACTGCATCGCGTTCTGCGTCCGTTCTTGCTCCGCCGAGTCAAGAGTGACGTTGAGAAGAGCCTTCTGCCCAAGAAGGAGGTCAACTTGTACCTGGGCATGTCCGACATGCAGGTCAAATGGTACAAGAAGATTTTGGAGAAGGATATTGACGCCGTCAATGGCGCTGGTGGCAAGCGCGAGTCCAAGACCCGACTCCTCAACATCGTCATGCAGCTACGAAAATGCTGCAACCACCCATACCTGTTCGAAGGCGCCGAACCCGGACCCCCGTACACCACCGACGAGCACCTCGTCTACAACGCGGGCAAGATGGCTGTTCTAGACAAGCTACTCGGCAGACTACAGAAACAGGGCAGCCGGGTGCTTATTTTCTCCCAGATGAGTCGTTTGTTGGACATTCTTGAAGATTACTGCGTTTTCAGAGAGTACAAGTACTGCCGCATTGACGGAAGTACGGCCCACGAGGATCGAATTGCTGCTATTGACGAGTACAACAAACCTGGCTCGGAAAAGTTTGTCTTTCTGCTGACGACCAGGGCTGGTGGCCTGGGCATCAACCTTACTACTGCGGATATTGTCATCCTCTATGACAGCGACTGGAACCCTCAGGCGGATCTGCAGGCCATGGACCGTGCTCATCGTATCGGTCAGACGAAGCAGGTGGTGGTTTACAGATTTGTCACCGACAACGCCATTGAAGAAAAGGTACTCGAGCGAGCTGCCCAGAAGCTTCGTCTCGACCAGCTGGTCATCCAGCAGGGTCGCGCTCAGATTGCGGCCAAGGCTGCCGCGAacaaggacgagctgctgtcCATGATTCAGCACGGTGCCGAAAAGGTCTTCCAGACCAAGGGTGCAACGGGCAATATCGCGGACAGTGGCGCGGATATtatggacgacgacatcgaggaGATTCTGGCGCAAGGCGAGAACCGGACAAAGGAGCTCAACTCCAAGTATGAGAAGCTGGGCATTGACGACCTTCAAAAGTTCACGTCCGAGTCGGCGTACGAGTGGAATGGCGAGAATTTCGCCAATGTCAAGAAGGACATCAGCCTGAATTGGATCAATCCTGCCAAGAGAGAGCGCAAGGAACAGTCCTATTCCATGGACAAGTATTTCCGGCAGGCCATGTTTCCTAACCCCAAGGCCGACGCAAAGCCCAAGGCGCCCCGGGCACCGAAGCAGGTGCCAGTGCATGACTACCAATTCTACCCCCCTCGTCTCCGCGATCTCCAGGACAGGGAGACGGCATTCTATCGCAAAGAGATTGGATACAAGATCCCCTTGGCGGACGGAGACGAGGAGACTCTGTCagagcgcgaggccgagcgggcGCTGGACCAGCAAGAGATTGACAATGCAACCCCGTTgacggaggaggaaaagcaggagaaggaggaaCTCTCCAACCAAGGCTTTGGCCACTGGAACAAGCGAGACTTCCAGCAATTCGTCAACGGGTCCGGCAAGTATGGTCGCACGGACTACGAGGGTATCTCACAGGAAATTGACAGCAAGACCCCGGCCGAGATCAAGGCTTATGCTAAGGTCTTTTGGCAGCGCTACACCGAGATTGCGGATTACAACAAGTACATCAAGGTCatcgaagacggcgaggagcggaCGCGGAGGATCGAGAACCAGCGGAAACTCCTGCGCAAGAAGATGCAGCAGTACCGGgtgccgctgcagcagctcaagaTCAACTATtccgtgtcgacgacgaacaaGAAGGTGTATACCGAAGAAGAGGATCGGTTCCTGCTCGTTTTGCTTGACAGGTATGGTATCGACTCGGAGGGCCTGTACGAAAAGATGCGCGACGACATCCGGGAGTCGCCTCTGTTCCGCTTCGACTGGTTCTTCCTCAGCCGCACGCCAACCGAGCTGTCTCGCCGGTGCACCACTCTGATCACAACCATCGTCAAGGAATTTGAGGATGTTCCGTCGTCCCGGGGTGCTAACGGCGTGAACGGCAAGACGAAGCGTGATCCCGACGAGGAGAATGACGAGGACAGCGTGCTGGGAATGGCCCCTGCCAAGAAGAAGTCAAAGAACGGTGTTAAG AACAAGGCTCTTGACAACGTCAAGTCGAGCAAGGCTAGCTCAGCGGCGCCATCCAGGGCCTCTAGCGTGGCATCGTCTGCGTCAAACGCAGGCGCCAAGTCCAAAAAGGGCAAGGGAAAGAAGAGGTGA
- a CDS encoding uncharacterized protein (TransMembrane:2 (i106-129o149-175i)~EggNog:ENOG503P5T8~COG:U): MSDDPESSAPLLHPTSYPHPRPHSGGARHQHQHQHQHHRHAPPPPPPRDHDDNADHDGGGGEEEAGTGAQQGAGLESGGGGGGGDVVLARWRRAGRRLLDSRRKHFLVMAVVTLDVAALLANVFIQLIACEMHQRREPWVLAVTDALETVGLAFSSLFMLELAACLFSFGFRLALDQAFDSSSSSSPSSSYFLLRPLSLPPSLPPTARSTLHCQQAIMLVRPPLLTREQHLFTKTHSYLRSWFHIFDSTVILLSFAIDVSSRGLAESIGSLVVVLRLWRLAKISEEVVMGATERMELLEEHIDDLESENKHLRDLLVHASHPND, from the coding sequence ATGTCCGACGACCCCGAATCATCCGCTCCCCTGCTGCACCCCACGTCGtaccctcaccctcgcccgcacagcggcggcgcccgtcaccagcaccagcaccagcatcagcaccaccgccacgcgccgccgccgcctccgccgcgcgaccacgacgacaatgccgatcacgacggcggcggcggcgaggaggaggccgggacgggcgcgcagcagggcgcggGTCTTGagtccggcggcggcggcggcggcggcgatgttgTGCTCGCGCGCTGGCGTCGCgccgggcgccgcctcctcgactcCCGCAGGAAGCACTtcctcgtcatggccgtcgtgacgctcgacgtcgccgccctcctcgcaaACGTCTTCATCCAACTCATCGCCTGCGAGAtgcaccagcgccgcgagccctgggtcctcgccgtcaccgacgccctcgagaccgtcggcctcgccttCAGCTCCCTCTTCatgctcgagctcgccgcctgcctctTTTCCTTTGGCTTCAGGTTAGCGCTCGACCAAGCTTTTGActcttcctcatcctcctccccctcctcctcttaTTTCCTACTACGcccgctctctctccctccctctctgccTCCCACTGCGCGTAGTACTCTGCATTGTCAACAAGCCATCATGCTTGTACGGCCGCCGTTACTAACACGAGAGCAACACCTCTTTACAAAAACACACAGCTACCTCCGCTCCTGGTTCCACATCTTCGACTCGACAGTCATCCTCCTCAGCTTCGCCATCGACGTCAGCTcccgcggcctcgccgagagcatcggctcgctcgtcgtcgtcttgcgcCTGTGGCGCCTCGCCAAGATCTCCGAGGAGGTCGTCATGGGCGCCACCGAGCGcatggagctgctggaggagcacatcgacgacctcgagagCGAGAACAAGCATCTCAGGGACCTGCTCGTCCATGCCTCGCACCCAAACGACTGA
- a CDS encoding uncharacterized protein (COG:S~EggNog:ENOG503P4HS), with protein sequence MDSGRGSNLQHGPAGKQAAQEQAPEQLLDVFKAAALSVTKLYKTSALAESRARSEGYQECLEDLLTFLDRENLGLRDGEGWRVRAWATERLDGRDAPLSSNNNDSEDEVERSDRTNSPELTRTSTEPQAPPQRASEPPVPTVPIIPEEPHRVVVPSQDSFTFQSSHPYPNIATLDLSDGRAHEHAPRSSKTRLGGARDKRQGAHLGRGAGTKRRWDFEDFFGGCLGGKDLFGGGGGGGNKRGRHA encoded by the coding sequence ATGGACTCTGGTAGGGGCTCCAACCTACAGCATGGACCGGCGGGTAAACAAGCCGCCCAGGAGCAGGCTCccgagcagcttctcgacgtGTTCAAGGCTGCCGCCCTGTCTGTAACTAAGCTGTACAAGACCTCTGCTCTGGCCGAATCGAGAGCACGGTCGGAAGGATACCAAGAGTGTCTCGAAGACCTTCTCACCTTCCTGGACAGGGAGAACCTCGGCTTGCGAGATGGAGAAGGGTGGAGGGTGCGGGCCTGGGCGACCGAACGCCTAGACGGTCGCGACGCGCCTctcagcagcaacaacaacgacagcgAAGACGAAGTCGAGCGAAGCGACCGAACGAATTCGCCTGAGCTGACGCGCACGAGCACTGAGCCGCAGGCTCCCccgcagcgagcgagcgagcccccCGTTCCGACCGTCCCCATCATCCCCGAAGAACCGCATCGAGTAGTCGTGCCTTCGCAAGACAGCTTCACGTTCCAGTCGTCGCACCCCTATCCCAACATCGCCACGCTGGACCTGTCGGACGGCCGGGCCCATGAACACGCGCCGAGAAGCTCTAAGACGCGGCTAGGCGGTGCGAGAGACAAACGCCAGGGTGCCCATCTGGGCAGAGGAGCCGGGACGAAACGCAGGTGGGACTTTGAGGACTTTTTCGGAggctgcctcggcggcaaggaccttttcggcggcggtggcggcggcgggaacaAGCGAGGTCGGCACGCCTAA